The DNA sequence TCGGGTACGTAACCTTTCTCCATCCAGACCCACTGGAGCGGTGGTCGCAAGCCAAGCTTCCCGATCTTCTGGAGCTAGGTGCTATTGAAATCAGCCATCTGGTCCGAGCAGGCGGTGTTGCCAAAAAACTGCTGGAAGTATCCTTTATGGATGATGCCATAGAAGACTACGTCATCATCACGACTGAATATTACTGGCATTGGGATCTGAAAGGAACCGGACTGGACGTCTGGCAGTATCGCAAAGTCATGGAAAAAGTCATGGGGAGCGTCGGGATGACCTGGATGGCGACGGATGATCCGGAAATCTGCTCTCACCCCGCCAATTGCTTGATGGCAAAAATCGGCAAGCGTGTCCCTCCAGAAACCGTCGAAGCTTTTGACGCCATGCGATTTCAAAATCGTTTTCTTTATTAACTAGATCAAAGCCCTCTCGGATGCGAAAAAGGAGGCCTCTCATGCGTATTGAGGATATCATGCGAAAAAACGTTGTCACGGTAAATCCTTCCACCTCTATCGGGGAAGCTCTCCTGTTACTCCGCTCCAATCGAATCAGACATTTACCCGTCGTGGAACATGATCGTTTGGTGGGCATCTTCTCTGACCGCGATCTGCGCGATGCCCTTCCCTCCCGCCTGCTGAAACACGAGGATGATGACACCATCTTGCACAAGCCAGTCGCTGACATCATGTACAAGCAGGTCATTACTGCCCATCCGCTAGACTTCATCGAGGATGCATCTGCACAACTTTACGAGCATAAGATCGGCTCGCTGCCAATCGTCGAAGGAACTCGACTCGTGGGCATGATCACAGAATCGGACTTGTTTTCCAGTCTGATCGAGCTGTTTGGCGTCAACAAACCAAGCTCTCACATTGAAGTGGAAGTGGATGATCGAGTTGGCATGCTAGCCGAGGTGAGCCAGGTTTTTCGAGAAGCCGAGGTGAACGTCTGTAGTGTCGTCGTTTACCCGGGGAAAAAACCTCCCAAGAAAAATCTGGTCTTCCGCGTACAGACGATCGATCCTCGCATCGTCATCCAGAGACTTTCCGCAAAAGGATTTACCGTCGTCTGGCCAACAGAAGGAGGGAATCCTCTGTGAGCCGCAATGCCCGTCTCATCTATTCTTCGGACTACACCAACTACTATTTCAATGACGAGCATCCATTTAACCAACGGCGTCTTCTCCTCATGCATGATCTGATGAGCATGTACGGAATCCTTTCTGAATCTGACATTCTGCCACCGCGTCACGCGACCGATGAAGAGCTGGCGATGGTTCACGACTCACGTTACATACAATTCATACGCGATCAGGGGCATAGCGAAGCAGAGCTTCCTCTCGCTACCAGCTATGGGGTAGGTACGGAAGACGTTCCCTGCTTTGCCAACATGCACGAGTCAGCTTCCCTCATTGCAGGAGGAACACTGAATGCCGTGGAAGCCGTGATGAGTGGCCTAGCCGAGCACGCATTCAATCCTGCAGGTGGCTTACATCACGCCTTTCGCGGACGAGCTTCCGGATTTTGCATTTACAATGACTGTTCTGTCGCGATTGCCTACTTACGCCAGAAGTGGAATGCGCGGGTCCTGTACATCGATACGGACGCCCATCACGGCGATGGTGTGCAATGGGCTTTTTACGACGATCCCAACGTGTTGACTGTCTCCATGCACGAAACGGGAAAGTACTTGTTCCCCGGCACCGGCAATCTCACAGAACGCGGCGATGGTAGCGGTTACGGTTATTCCGTGAATGTCCCACTTGATGCCTTTACGGAAGACGAATCGTTCCTCGATATTTATCAGGAGCTGGTCACCAAGATCGCTCGCGGTTTCAAGCCAGATGTCATCTTGACGCAAAACGGCTGCGACGCCCACGCGTACGATCCACTCACTCATCTGTCCTGCTCGATGAAAATCTATCAGGAAATCCCTCGGCTCGCTCATCAGCTGTCGCATGAGCTGTGTGATGGTCGCTGGATCGCTGTCGGTGGCGGTGGCTACGATATTTGGCGGGTCGTTCCACGTGCCTGGACCTTATTGTGGAGCGAAATGACGGATCAGCCCCTGACAGACGGGCCGCTCCCAGAAGCATGGGGCGAACGCTGGCAGCCGCATTCCGAGCTGGCTCTACCCAAGCGTTTGTTTGACGAACCATTCCCAGCCATTCCTCGCCGGGAAGAAATTACACAAAAGAACAAGATAACACTAGAGCGTGCTTTGATGTATGCCCCTGTAGATTGAGATTTTCCCGGAGAGAAAGCAAAAAGCGTGAAGACGTCGTATCATTCCGATACGTTGCCTTCACGCTTTTTGCCTTGCCTTACGAAAGGCTACTTACCAACTGCTCGAGCTCAGCTGGCTGGTAACCTTTTACAGCTTTGTCCCCGATGACTGTCACAGGTACGCCCATGAATCCAAAGCGCTCGACTTCCTCTTGGTAGTCACGGCTCGTCATGACATCACGCACTTCAAAGGAAATTCCTTTGGCAGTCAGCCACTGCTTCACCAGATTGCAATCAATGCAATTTTGCGTAGAGTAGACAATGACCTGTGCAGCTTCACTACCCGCCGTCAGCATATTGCGAACGATCGCGTAAGAACGTTGCGAGGCAAGCTTGGTGAATTCCACGAAGTTGACATGGGCGGAACCATCCGCCTTGTCCGACATGGAACGCACGACTACAAACGGCACGTTGTTCATCGCGCAAACCTGGCCAACGGAAGCTCCCTCCATCTCCGTGCAATGAGCTTCGAACTGCTCGAACAGCCACTTCACTTTTTCACGACTAGCTACAAACTGGTCACCGGATAAAATACGCCCGCTCACGACTTGAATGCCTGCGTCAACCTCTTTGCCGGCTTCGATCGCCTGTTGCATTAATTCCTCATCCGCTTTCCATACCCATTGCTCAGTGAACGGGATTTGACCTGGCGCAAACCCCAGCGCAGAGACATCAATGTCATGCTGGACGCAATCTGTCGATACGACGATATCCCCGATATTCAATTCCGGATGAACCGCACCTGCTACTCCCGTAAAAATGACGCGA is a window from the Brevibacillus choshinensis genome containing:
- a CDS encoding acetoin utilization AcuB family protein; translation: MRIEDIMRKNVVTVNPSTSIGEALLLLRSNRIRHLPVVEHDRLVGIFSDRDLRDALPSRLLKHEDDDTILHKPVADIMYKQVITAHPLDFIEDASAQLYEHKIGSLPIVEGTRLVGMITESDLFSSLIELFGVNKPSSHIEVEVDDRVGMLAEVSQVFREAEVNVCSVVVYPGKKPPKKNLVFRVQTIDPRIVIQRLSAKGFTVVWPTEGGNPL
- a CDS encoding acetoin utilization protein AcuC: MSRNARLIYSSDYTNYYFNDEHPFNQRRLLLMHDLMSMYGILSESDILPPRHATDEELAMVHDSRYIQFIRDQGHSEAELPLATSYGVGTEDVPCFANMHESASLIAGGTLNAVEAVMSGLAEHAFNPAGGLHHAFRGRASGFCIYNDCSVAIAYLRQKWNARVLYIDTDAHHGDGVQWAFYDDPNVLTVSMHETGKYLFPGTGNLTERGDGSGYGYSVNVPLDAFTEDESFLDIYQELVTKIARGFKPDVILTQNGCDAHAYDPLTHLSCSMKIYQEIPRLAHQLSHELCDGRWIAVGGGGYDIWRVVPRAWTLLWSEMTDQPLTDGPLPEAWGERWQPHSELALPKRLFDEPFPAIPRREEITQKNKITLERALMYAPVD
- a CDS encoding 5'-methylthioadenosine/adenosylhomocysteine nucleosidase, with the translated sequence MRIGIIGAMDEEIALYLEAMGQTKQTAKAGITYYEGEMEGKSVVLCKSGVGKVNAAVTTQILIDQFQVDRVIFTGVAGAVHPELNIGDIVVSTDCVQHDIDVSALGFAPGQIPFTEQWVWKADEELMQQAIEAGKEVDAGIQVVSGRILSGDQFVASREKVKWLFEQFEAHCTEMEGASVGQVCAMNNVPFVVVRSMSDKADGSAHVNFVEFTKLASQRSYAIVRNMLTAGSEAAQVIVYSTQNCIDCNLVKQWLTAKGISFEVRDVMTSRDYQEEVERFGFMGVPVTVIGDKAVKGYQPAELEQLVSSLS